A part of Miscanthus floridulus cultivar M001 chromosome 6, ASM1932011v1, whole genome shotgun sequence genomic DNA contains:
- the LOC136461544 gene encoding uncharacterized protein isoform X1 → MSDQTNEKCPLCLNKMDLTDKQLKPCKCGYEICLWCWHRIIDESGGRCPGCRSVYNKDKILETSARNQILKELCADKSNYQKEQTKSHKQTSAKVLLGQSEPKDPNSVRVIQRKLVYIVGMPTEFASEKVLRQKSFLGQYGKIENIIIDKVGANQQIPDSGRVYVRFSKEEEAIRCIRAVYGYTLDGRPLKATFGVTRYCHIWLNNKDCYKPNCSYVHYKASAEDICTKDDVSVVCARLQHSMGMSTKCLHHHSGRTLPPPCDCSSRNTTGSGISKDICINDDRLLPNGANKNTSLLPVTTPRDSSLSSGSPPSMANIVLHQRNDHERLHNNQQNLSDLKSQRYIPPGGRNCSSEMTTSVKHMQPIECASLQSSSNEHLGSNNDESQASSQLGNDNSNPEQIISAENGTSDTLQQKPQYADVVSQGQAAPARRLTVLSRPLIASSDPRPKATGQVDNGTSTSSTKLTLVQKAQGSCITVPRSHPVSQNKEEPAHLLASATASVKSHAGVEIKNECSDISEKLVLGDHKQLPESTVSHRLTAALSMSGRVLPGNLSASYAKTQGSAGPHNLSDLNIKLVAQNQSQLVNQQNAPVSSTGIARASFCRSTLNKNASLTDGESLHNRDTIRSGHIVSSHCSDSTILSRPVSAVSSTDAASLHRKERRQACPPGFEKPHQYSDSDKACSGHCSASDALVQDRGIPDQQDFTSWATDCLKDDGDVTQNLSTSISSPPSLTDTNRNGSQSHRQFPGTLFGWSNDPHYSFYPSGLLHAHHKAENRDGTTSSYMATGGYNVFSQGTASGMRGGMAGTLLQQPIMSSHDGWTDGSRDSGTNCPQVDISYRMYSLF, encoded by the exons ATGAGCGACCAAACTAATGAAAAATGTCCACTTTGCTTGAACAAGATGGATTTGACAGATAAACAACTTAAGCCATGTAAATGTGGATATGAG ATATGTCTTTGGTGTTGGCATCGTATAATTGATGAATCTGGCGGGAGGTGCCCTGGATGCCGTTCTGTATATAACAAGGATAAGATCTTGGAGACAAGCGCCAGGAACCAAAT TTTAAAGGAACTTTGTGCTGATAAGTCCAACTATCAAAAAGAACAAACCAAGTCTCATAAGCAAACATCTGCAAAAGTTCTGTTGGGACAGTCAGAACCGAAAGATCCAAATAGCGTTCGTGTGATTCAACGGAAGCTTGTCTATATTGTTGGTATGCCGACTGAGTTCGCCAGCGAGAAG GTGCTGAGACAGAAGAGTTTCCTTGGACAGTATGGAAAGATAGAAAACATTATCATTGATAAGGTTGGAGCTAACCAACAAATTCCTGACTCTGGCCGTGT ATATGTTAGATTCTCAAAAGAAGAGGAGGCTATCAGATGCATACGGGCAGTTTATGGTTATACCTTGGATGGTAGACCTTTAAA AGCAACCTTTGGTGTCACAAGATATTGTCATATATGGCTCAACAATAAG GACTGCTATAAGCCAAACTGTTCGTATGTGCATTATAAAGCCTCAGCAGAAGATATTTGTACAAAAGATGATGTTTCTGTGGTGTGTGCAAG GTTGCAGCACTCGATGGGAATGAGTACCAAATGTCTCCACCATCATTCAGGACGTACTTTGCCCCCTCCATGTGACTGCAGTTCAAGAAATACAACTGGTAGTGGAATCTCCAAAGAT ATTTGCATCAATGATGACAGATTACTACCCAATGGTGCTAACAAGAATACTAGTTTACTGCCAGTCACCACTCCACG GGACTCAAGCCTTTCTTCTGGCAGTCCTCCATCTATGGCAAATATTGTTCTTCATCAAAGAAATGACCATGAGAGATTACACAATAATCAGCAAAATTTGTCTGACCTCAAATCTCAAAGATACATACCACCTGGAGGGCGTAACTGTTCAAGTGAAATGACTACATCAGTAAAGCATATGCAGCCTATTGAGTGCGCTTCGTTGCAGAGCTCATCAAATGAGCATTTGGGCTCCAATAATGACGAATCTCAAGCATCTTCACAGTTAGGAAATGATAATTCAAATCCCGAGCAAATTATCTCAGCAGAAAATGGAACATCTGACACCTTGCAGCAAAAGCCACAGTATGCTGATGTAGTTTCACAAGGACAAGCTGCACCTGCTCGGCGTCTTACTGTACTTAGCAGGCCGTTGATTGCTTCTAGTGATCCTAGGCCTAAAGCAACAGGACAAGTTGACAATGGTACTTCAACAAGTTCCACAAAACTTACTTTGGTACAAAAAGCGCAAGGGAGCTGCATTACAGTTCCTAGAAGCCATCCAGTTTCCCAGAACAAAGAGGAACCTGCGCATCTGTTGGCTTCAGCTACAGCTAGTGTTAAATCTCATGCTGGAGTAGAGATAAAGAATGAATGCTCAGATATCAGTGAAAAGCTAGTTCTAGGAGATCATAAGCAACTACCAGAGAGCACTGTGTCACACAGATTGACTGCAGCACTGAGTATGAGCGGCAGAGTTCTGCCGGGTAATCTTTCTGCATCTTATGCCAAAACTCAAGGTTCAGCTGGACCACATAATCTTTCAGATTTGAACATAAAGCTTGTAGCACAGAATCAATCACAGCTGGTAAATCAACAAAATGCACCTGTTTCTAGTACAGGTATAGCAAGAGCAAGTTTCTGCCGCAGCACTCTTAATAAGAATGCATCTTTGACTGATGGTGAGAGCTTGCACAATAGGGACACAATTCGGTCTGGTCATATTGTTTCCTCTCATTGTTCAGATAGCACTATCTTATCAAGACCAGTCAGTGCAGTATCATCCACTGATGCGGCATCTCTGCATAGAAAGGAAAGGAGACAAGCTTGTCCTCCTGGATTTGAGAAGCCTCATCAGTATTCTGATTCAGACAAAGCTTGCTCTGGACATTGCTCTGCATCTGATGCCCTGGTACAAGATCGTGGTATTCCAGATCAACAAGACTTCACTAGCTGGGCTACAGATTGCCTGAAAGATGATGGAGATGTCACACAAAATCTAAGCACGAGCATCTCTTCGCCACCCAGTTTGACTGATACCAACCGGAACGGGAGTCAGAGTCACAGACAGTTTCCAGGCACCCTCTTTGGTTGGTCAAATGACCCTCACTATTCATTTTACCCTAGTGGCTTGTTACATGCACATCATAAGGCTGAAAACAGGGATGGAACTACCAGTAGTTACATGGCTACTGGGGGATACAATGTGTTCTCCCAGGGGACAGCTTCAGGCATGAGGGGTGGTATGGCAGGCACATTGCTCCAACAGCCAATAATGTCAAGTCATGATGGATGGACTGATGGAAGCAGAGATTCTGGAACGAACTGCCCACAGGTTGACATTTCGTACCGCATGTACAGCCTATTCTAG
- the LOC136461544 gene encoding uncharacterized protein isoform X2: MSLKELCADKSNYQKEQTKSHKQTSAKVLLGQSEPKDPNSVRVIQRKLVYIVGMPTEFASEKVLRQKSFLGQYGKIENIIIDKVGANQQIPDSGRVYVRFSKEEEAIRCIRAVYGYTLDGRPLKATFGVTRYCHIWLNNKDCYKPNCSYVHYKASAEDICTKDDVSVVCARLQHSMGMSTKCLHHHSGRTLPPPCDCSSRNTTGSGISKDICINDDRLLPNGANKNTSLLPVTTPRDSSLSSGSPPSMANIVLHQRNDHERLHNNQQNLSDLKSQRYIPPGGRNCSSEMTTSVKHMQPIECASLQSSSNEHLGSNNDESQASSQLGNDNSNPEQIISAENGTSDTLQQKPQYADVVSQGQAAPARRLTVLSRPLIASSDPRPKATGQVDNGTSTSSTKLTLVQKAQGSCITVPRSHPVSQNKEEPAHLLASATASVKSHAGVEIKNECSDISEKLVLGDHKQLPESTVSHRLTAALSMSGRVLPGNLSASYAKTQGSAGPHNLSDLNIKLVAQNQSQLVNQQNAPVSSTGIARASFCRSTLNKNASLTDGESLHNRDTIRSGHIVSSHCSDSTILSRPVSAVSSTDAASLHRKERRQACPPGFEKPHQYSDSDKACSGHCSASDALVQDRGIPDQQDFTSWATDCLKDDGDVTQNLSTSISSPPSLTDTNRNGSQSHRQFPGTLFGWSNDPHYSFYPSGLLHAHHKAENRDGTTSSYMATGGYNVFSQGTASGMRGGMAGTLLQQPIMSSHDGWTDGSRDSGTNCPQVDISYRMYSLF, from the exons ATGAG TTTAAAGGAACTTTGTGCTGATAAGTCCAACTATCAAAAAGAACAAACCAAGTCTCATAAGCAAACATCTGCAAAAGTTCTGTTGGGACAGTCAGAACCGAAAGATCCAAATAGCGTTCGTGTGATTCAACGGAAGCTTGTCTATATTGTTGGTATGCCGACTGAGTTCGCCAGCGAGAAG GTGCTGAGACAGAAGAGTTTCCTTGGACAGTATGGAAAGATAGAAAACATTATCATTGATAAGGTTGGAGCTAACCAACAAATTCCTGACTCTGGCCGTGT ATATGTTAGATTCTCAAAAGAAGAGGAGGCTATCAGATGCATACGGGCAGTTTATGGTTATACCTTGGATGGTAGACCTTTAAA AGCAACCTTTGGTGTCACAAGATATTGTCATATATGGCTCAACAATAAG GACTGCTATAAGCCAAACTGTTCGTATGTGCATTATAAAGCCTCAGCAGAAGATATTTGTACAAAAGATGATGTTTCTGTGGTGTGTGCAAG GTTGCAGCACTCGATGGGAATGAGTACCAAATGTCTCCACCATCATTCAGGACGTACTTTGCCCCCTCCATGTGACTGCAGTTCAAGAAATACAACTGGTAGTGGAATCTCCAAAGAT ATTTGCATCAATGATGACAGATTACTACCCAATGGTGCTAACAAGAATACTAGTTTACTGCCAGTCACCACTCCACG GGACTCAAGCCTTTCTTCTGGCAGTCCTCCATCTATGGCAAATATTGTTCTTCATCAAAGAAATGACCATGAGAGATTACACAATAATCAGCAAAATTTGTCTGACCTCAAATCTCAAAGATACATACCACCTGGAGGGCGTAACTGTTCAAGTGAAATGACTACATCAGTAAAGCATATGCAGCCTATTGAGTGCGCTTCGTTGCAGAGCTCATCAAATGAGCATTTGGGCTCCAATAATGACGAATCTCAAGCATCTTCACAGTTAGGAAATGATAATTCAAATCCCGAGCAAATTATCTCAGCAGAAAATGGAACATCTGACACCTTGCAGCAAAAGCCACAGTATGCTGATGTAGTTTCACAAGGACAAGCTGCACCTGCTCGGCGTCTTACTGTACTTAGCAGGCCGTTGATTGCTTCTAGTGATCCTAGGCCTAAAGCAACAGGACAAGTTGACAATGGTACTTCAACAAGTTCCACAAAACTTACTTTGGTACAAAAAGCGCAAGGGAGCTGCATTACAGTTCCTAGAAGCCATCCAGTTTCCCAGAACAAAGAGGAACCTGCGCATCTGTTGGCTTCAGCTACAGCTAGTGTTAAATCTCATGCTGGAGTAGAGATAAAGAATGAATGCTCAGATATCAGTGAAAAGCTAGTTCTAGGAGATCATAAGCAACTACCAGAGAGCACTGTGTCACACAGATTGACTGCAGCACTGAGTATGAGCGGCAGAGTTCTGCCGGGTAATCTTTCTGCATCTTATGCCAAAACTCAAGGTTCAGCTGGACCACATAATCTTTCAGATTTGAACATAAAGCTTGTAGCACAGAATCAATCACAGCTGGTAAATCAACAAAATGCACCTGTTTCTAGTACAGGTATAGCAAGAGCAAGTTTCTGCCGCAGCACTCTTAATAAGAATGCATCTTTGACTGATGGTGAGAGCTTGCACAATAGGGACACAATTCGGTCTGGTCATATTGTTTCCTCTCATTGTTCAGATAGCACTATCTTATCAAGACCAGTCAGTGCAGTATCATCCACTGATGCGGCATCTCTGCATAGAAAGGAAAGGAGACAAGCTTGTCCTCCTGGATTTGAGAAGCCTCATCAGTATTCTGATTCAGACAAAGCTTGCTCTGGACATTGCTCTGCATCTGATGCCCTGGTACAAGATCGTGGTATTCCAGATCAACAAGACTTCACTAGCTGGGCTACAGATTGCCTGAAAGATGATGGAGATGTCACACAAAATCTAAGCACGAGCATCTCTTCGCCACCCAGTTTGACTGATACCAACCGGAACGGGAGTCAGAGTCACAGACAGTTTCCAGGCACCCTCTTTGGTTGGTCAAATGACCCTCACTATTCATTTTACCCTAGTGGCTTGTTACATGCACATCATAAGGCTGAAAACAGGGATGGAACTACCAGTAGTTACATGGCTACTGGGGGATACAATGTGTTCTCCCAGGGGACAGCTTCAGGCATGAGGGGTGGTATGGCAGGCACATTGCTCCAACAGCCAATAATGTCAAGTCATGATGGATGGACTGATGGAAGCAGAGATTCTGGAACGAACTGCCCACAGGTTGACATTTCGTACCGCATGTACAGCCTATTCTAG